CAAAACAGCACTGTCTTAGGCAAGCCTTACATCGGCGATATTCTGCAGCGAGGGGGCCGCTATGAAGACCACATAGGGCGTGAATTCGGCTGTGCGTAGTATCTTCAGTGCCTGCGGCTCCACATCCAATATGGCCATCTTGCCGTCTGTGTGTATGCGTCGGATAGTGTCCAGCTTGGTGCCATACATCGCATCCTCGTGCGTACCTGGGTGAATGCCTAAGTATTACTTTGAGTGCTGTAGATGGTTACGACTCACCATATTCCAAGTACTCATTGGCGGCGATATCCGCCATCATTTCGTCGTGCGAGACAAAGTAATAGCTGCGTCCACTCTCCTCCTCGGGCTTGGCAGGTCTCGTTGTATCTATAAAAAAAATCCACAAATCTTTCAATTTAATCTGAAGAATTTTAGATTAAAACTCGAACTTACGTGGTATGGGATAGGCGTACTTATCGGGATACTTGGATATCAAGGTGTTCTTAATATGCCGCCTGCCCACGCCATGGGCTCCCAGTAGCACCAACGTTTTGCGCTGAAAGTTCGGATCACCAACTGGCAAGAAAGAGCAACCATATGAGCATATGTTCCTTGGGATTTTAGCTGCTACTACAAGCTCACCTGGCACCTTGACAACCTCCTCGTATGTGACCACATCTAGATTATCGAATATGGCATTATGCTTGGCCAAGTACTTGTCGCGACACTGCTTCTTCTTGCGCCCGAATATCGAACAGTTTACtgttggttataattgttaagTAAATGTTTTATAATCTCCGTTTAGTATACGGCATATGCATATTAAAATTATTAGGAACTGAAGAGCCACATGCTTGATGGAGCATAAACAAACATGCTGTTCTGCAAGCAAGCAAGCAAATATTTTATTGGCATTAAATCATTAAATATTATAAGCATTCATGATTATTATAGCATAGAAAATGCATATATTTCTCGAATCGTTCGTATATTTCTTGATAACTCTTTATTGGACATTTCCGAAGATGCTTCCTGGCATCCCTTCGGATTGAAAATtcgatgtgtgtgtgtctggtcTTAAACGTGCAGTGTGGCCTGTGTCTTTCTGGGTCTAGTATGTGTGTTTGGATATATCTATACTCGTTACTCGGGGTACAATTCATTTATTTCGGTTATAAGCGTGGGTGGCAATGATCATACGCAACGATGGCTAGTGCTGGGGGGGTTCTACGTTGTTCTAGATGATGGTTGATGGCTTGTGGCTATCCTTGGGGGGGGCTGGTGTTTTTCGGTTTCGGTGCCTTCTACATAAGCTACAACTTACGGGTGGGGGGTGGTGGTGAATTTTGGGTGTGAAATCTTTATACAATTGCTATCGTTAAAATTCTGTAGtatgtttgtgtttgttttcttTGCTTTGTTTTGCATAACAGAACTCAAGAGGAAACGGTTTAGGGTTCGAAAATTTTCGGTAAGCTCTCCTTAGGCGGTTAGCTTGGCGGAttttcatttaattaaattgtttgtggtactgtgtgtgcgtgtgtgtgtgggattGTTTTTGCTTTATATGGTAACTACCTGCTGATCCATCACACCCATCTGCGTGAGCGGAACATCCAGCACCCGGTTCTCCTGCATTATATTAttatacatattttttttatagtaCATATTCTGTGATTTCTTATGCTATTTTTTGGGTTTAAATATTAAATCATTTTACTTtaagctgtgtgtgtgtgtgtgtgtgggggggagGTCTTTCATGGTATATTTATCAAGAATTTGGCAACATTTTTGGTTTGCTTTGGAATTTTCAAAATGGGgtttctttggtttagctccGACTACTTTTTGGGGGCATGCAACTCTCCAGGGCTTATGTTAGTGTACACATGTGTgtgaggtgtgtgtgtgtttgtgtgagcTCTGCCAGAGAAGAGACAGAGCCATagagagatagatagagagagggagagagagagagcgcgtgTTCCCCTGCGTTCAGGTCAACTACGAATTCGTCATACACTTTCCAATATAGTACAATATATAGCATacgattgattgattgattgattgattatATCGAGCATCCAATTACACATAGAGATTACGCATagattcgtttcgttttttctttcttttctttttgtttttcttttttttttgttttacaGCTAATATTGTCTTTGAAGGACTCACCCTGCTCCTGCTTGGTCTTGTCGACCGTCTGGCAGGCAATGCGCCACTCCTGCAGCTCCGGCGATGGTATCAAGCCCGCCGAGCCGCCAACCGTGTCCAGTCTCGCCTGCCACCAGTGATGATCGTCCTTGCTAATGATCTGCACGAAGACGGGCGTTAGAGGGTTTCGTTTCTGTTTTCCAGAGCTGGCCACCTACCTGAAGTATGTCGCCCACTTGGAATGATATGCCCGCCTGGGCGCAGGGTATAAGCTCATCATCCAGCGGATTATAATCAAATTGTGCGCGCACGAAAATCTGCCACGGTAAAGGAAGCCAGAAACAAGAAGAGCACAAAGTGAGTTCACAATTTAGTTTTTGGTTTGCTCTGCTCTCTGCTGACGCTGCATTTGAGTCGGGAGCCGCCCTAATGCGGCTGCCTCAGCGAAATaatgggtttttttttgcgttTCGTATTTCCACCAATTATAATCCCAACTCATTTgcgtggcagcagcaacaggaaGCAGCAAGAACAATAATGGGGATAAAGGATTTCTAACTTTAAATTCGAGAGTATTCTCTTGCAGTTTGTATCTAAAGATAAAGTATCTAAAGATACAAAGAAAACCCTGCAAAGAATCAGCCATCGAATTTTCTAGATTGACACtagatttttaattattttttttaagaaAATTGTTTTTATCCCAGAAAAATACAATTATATATTGCCCTGTTACTTTAGAAGCAGTTTGTATTTAAAGTATCTAAAGATACAAAGAAAACCCTCTTAGGCGGACGTACTAGTGTATGTAAAGAATCAGCCATTCAGCCATCGAATTTTCTAAATTGACATtagatttttatttattttttttttaaagaattttttgtttattttagcgcaaaaaatatacaattatgTTGTGTATCTAAAGTATCTAAAGATACAAAGAAAAGCCTCTTAGGCGGAGAGATTTTCGAGATTGATACTagatttttaatattttttttttagaatttttttttttttttttttaagaaaAATTACAATTATGTTGTTTCCGGTTACTTTTGAAGCAACTTATACAACAGTCCAGGAAAAAATTCAGTTACAAAGATTTTTCATAATTTTGAAGACTTTAGATTGTTCTGTTAGGATTGTTTAAGAATATCATCAATAAACATTTTAAACTTCAACACATACTCTTCTAAGTATTATGTTTCTTATATTCTTTGTTctctactgaaaacaaaagaCTTTTCTGACGAGCACTTGTCAGGCCACGACTCGTTTTTCTGACAGATAATTATATTTTATAGTTTACGAAAAACCAGAggctgattctgattctgatttCTATTCAGCGTGAAACGAAGAATCAAGTTTGTTCTATGAAAAAGATGGACACACGTTGGCCACGAGACAGGGCCTCAGCTGTCAAGAGCAGACGTTCTTTATGGGTTCGGAAATGATGGCCTCTGCTAACCAAAGTGCATAAATTCCACGAATCTGTGTTGATTGTGTGCATAATATTGTTACTTGTTTATCGGTCCATGAATATGCACATCTACCATGTGAATGGGGGTGGGGGGGCGGAGGACGGTTGTCTTTTGGTGTATGATTATGGGTCTATTGTTACGGTGGGGCACAAATGATACTTACAAGCACCGGAGCGGGTCTGATCCTGAAAAGCTGCATTTGGTGTGTAGCAGTGTGTGGAGAGTGTGTAGGAAGGCAAGTAGGAAGGAAGCAAGTCAGATGATTAAGAGATAGTGTGGAGTTATGTAAATGAGCAGACAGTTAATTGTATAATGCATCCCATACTCGAGCTACACAAAGGAGCCCCCTGCtcgtacatatatttttcccTATAGCCTATGCCATTTACCCCCAAACTTCATTAGCTTATGCTCGTTATCTGCATAAATGCATTCGACTGGACAGGTTTTCGGTACGGGCCTTCTATTGTTTCAACTGGCGCCGGAGTGGGGAAGAGGTAATCCGTTTTGATACTTTGATTTCACAAATTGACAGGTAACACGAGTTTTCCACTCGATGCAATTAAAGTACTTAATCATGTCTCTTTTTGACAGAAAATTGAATAAAGCTTTGCCGCAGTTAATGCTGTTATTTAACCCCCAAAGAATATGACAAGGGAAATGATGTTAAAAAAGTCCTCAAGCTAGTGAAATAATGGCATGATTTAATTAACAACTAGAGCCCTAGATGAGAGATGCATTACTGTATGATTAGTAGGACGTATGCTCTAACATAGAGATGTACattgggggtgggggtggggggtcTTAAGAACTTACCTCGCAGGGTGGCGGAGCGCTACGGTACGAAGGAACTATCTTGAAGGTAACAGAACCGCGTGCCTCGCGCTGCAACGAGAAGGGATTAGCACATAAAGGGAATTCAATTAGCAAAATGGGATTGATCC
This region of Drosophila miranda strain MSH22 chromosome 2, D.miranda_PacBio2.1, whole genome shotgun sequence genomic DNA includes:
- the LOC108156021 gene encoding peripheral plasma membrane protein CASK isoform X9 — its product is MCQHHGLTSQSLMSGGSHISLLGSSGSSGMSGSGVGSSGQGIPQCSAAAADAAMMASGHCRSMSGLSSISMSAPPCPPPPALFNPCSSALSLQQAAAAAASSRWGPRTSCPVHSPFRVRVPNGSICSGHQALLHSHDVVARDVYGEEALRVTPPPMVPYLNGDEMDNVEGGELQHVTRVRLVQFQKNTDEPMGITLKMTEDGRCIVARIMHGGMIHRQATLHVGDEIREINGQPVQHQSVGQLQRMLREARGSVTFKIVPSYRSAPPPCELFRIRPAPVLIFVRAQFDYNPLDDELIPCAQAGISFQVGDILQIISKDDHHWWQARLDTVGGSAGLIPSPELQEWRIACQTVDKTKQEQGEPGAGCSAHADGCDGSAVNCSIFGRKKKQCRDKYLAKHNAIFDNLDVVTYEEVVKVPVGDPNFQRKTLVLLGAHGVGRRHIKNTLISKYPDKYAYPIPHTTRPAKPEEESGRSYYFVSHDEMMADIAANEYLEYGTHEDAMYGTKLDTIRRIHTDGKMAILDVEPQALKILRTAEFTPYVVFIAAPSLQNIADYDGSLERLAKESEMLRQMYGHFFDMTIVNNDISDTISALETAIDRVHTTPQWVPVSWLY
- the LOC108156021 gene encoding peripheral plasma membrane protein CASK isoform X12 translates to MCQRHALLHSHDVVARDVYGEEALRVTPPPMVPYLNGDEMDNVEGGELQHVTRVRLVQFQKNTDEPMGITLKMTEDGRCIVARIMHGGMIHRQATLHVGDEIREINGQPVQHQSVGQLQRMLREARGSVTFKIVPSYRSAPPPCELFRIRPAPVLIFVRAQFDYNPLDDELIPCAQAGISFQVGDILQIISKDDHHWWQARLDTVGGSAGLIPSPELQEWRIACQTVDKTKQEQGEPGAGCSAHADGCDGSAVNCSIFGRKKKQCRDKYLAKHNAIFDNLDVVTYEEVVKVPVGDPNFQRKTLVLLGAHGVGRRHIKNTLISKYPDKYAYPIPHTTRPAKPEEESGRSYYFVSHDEMMADIAANEYLEYGIHPGTHEDAMYGTKLDTIRRIHTDGKMAILDVEPQALKILRTAEFTPYVVFIAAPSLQNIADYDGSLERLAKESEMLRQMYGHFFDMTIVNNDISDTISALETAIDRVHTTPQWVPVSWLY
- the LOC108156021 gene encoding peripheral plasma membrane protein CASK isoform X11 → MAANDERQEQVCCCCGCCCSGSNAVTVIALGNAASAPQPHHQVEVFQWIGLETAELLPAYVTRYYNSLHHQALLHSHDVVARDVYGEEALRVTPPPMVPYLNGDEMDNVEGGELQHVTRVRLVQFQKNTDEPMGITLKMTEDGRCIVARIMHGGMIHRQATLHVGDEIREINGQPVQHQSVGQLQRMLREARGSVTFKIVPSYRSAPPPCELFRIRPAPVLIFVRAQFDYNPLDDELIPCAQAGISFQVGDILQIISKDDHHWWQARLDTVGGSAGLIPSPELQEWRIACQTVDKTKQEQGEPGAGCSAHADGCDGSAVNCSIFGRKKKQCRDKYLAKHNAIFDNLDVVTYEEVVKVPVGDPNFQRKTLVLLGAHGVGRRHIKNTLISKYPDKYAYPIPHTTRPAKPEEESGRSYYFVSHDEMMADIAANEYLEYGIHPGTHEDAMYGTKLDTIRRIHTDGKMAILDVEPQALKILRTAEFTPYVVFIAAPSLQNIADYDGSLERLAKESEMLRQMYGHFFDMTIVNNDISDTISALETAIDRVHTTPQWVPVSWLY
- the LOC108156021 gene encoding peripheral plasma membrane protein CASK isoform X8; its protein translation is MCQHHGLTSQSLMSGGSHISLLGSSGSSGMSGSGVGSSGQGIPQCSAAAADAAMMASGHCRSMSGLSSISMSAPPCPPPPALFNPCSSALSLQQAAAAAASSRWGPRTSCPVHSPFRVRVPNGSICSGHQALLHSHDVVARDVYGEEALRVTPPPMVPYLNGDEMDNVEGGELQHVTRVRLVQFQKNTDEPMGITLKMTEDGRCIVARIMHGGMIHRQATLHVGDEIREINGQPVQHQSVGQLQRMLREARGSVTFKIVPSYRSAPPPCELFRIRPAPVLIFVRAQFDYNPLDDELIPCAQAGISFQVGDILQIISKDDHHWWQARLDTVGGSAGLIPSPELQEWRIACQTVDKTKQEQGEPGAGCSAHADGCDGSAVNCSIFGRKKKQCRDKYLAKHNAIFDNLDVVTYEEVVKVPVGDPNFQRKTLVLLGAHGVGRRHIKNTLISKYPDKYAYPIPHTTRPAKPEEESGRSYYFVSHDEMMADIAANEYLEYGIHPGTHEDAMYGTKLDTIRRIHTDGKMAILDVEPQALKILRTAEFTPYVVFIAAPSLQNIADYDGSLERLAKESEMLRQMYGHFFDMTIVNNDISDTISALETAIDRVHTTPQWVPVSWLY